From the Natrarchaeobaculum aegyptiacum genome, one window contains:
- a CDS encoding ABC transporter ATP-binding protein — MLEIDDLAVSYGKTPILRDVDVTVEEGEIVGIMGKNGVGKTTLVKAIMGLLEAADGRIVFDGDVVVDATEAATTDADRGGLGGRIADALGTSTPAGTWVGADERARRGMGYIPQGRDVFPELTVRENLRMGETINEDDSDFRYDDVYEYFPILEERSTQKAGTLSGGQQQMLAIGRALIGNPDLLLLDEPSEGVQPSIVQDITRDLERVNRDLGTTILFVEQNLHVVQNLAERCYAIDKGTIVDELDADRLQSREAVTEYLAV, encoded by the coding sequence ATGCTCGAGATCGACGACCTCGCCGTCTCCTACGGCAAGACGCCGATCCTCCGGGACGTCGACGTGACCGTCGAAGAGGGAGAGATCGTCGGTATCATGGGGAAAAACGGCGTCGGCAAGACCACGCTCGTGAAAGCTATCATGGGCCTGCTCGAGGCAGCCGACGGCCGAATCGTCTTCGACGGCGACGTCGTCGTCGACGCGACCGAGGCGGCGACGACCGACGCCGATCGCGGCGGCCTCGGCGGCCGAATTGCAGACGCACTGGGAACGTCCACGCCAGCCGGCACGTGGGTCGGTGCGGACGAACGCGCGAGACGGGGGATGGGCTACATCCCGCAGGGCCGGGACGTCTTTCCCGAACTCACCGTCAGGGAAAATCTGCGGATGGGGGAGACGATCAACGAGGACGATTCGGACTTCCGCTACGACGACGTCTACGAGTACTTCCCGATCCTCGAGGAGCGGTCCACACAGAAAGCGGGAACGCTCTCGGGCGGCCAGCAACAGATGCTCGCGATCGGGCGGGCACTGATCGGCAATCCCGACCTGCTGTTGCTCGACGAACCCTCCGAGGGCGTCCAGCCGTCGATCGTCCAGGACATCACGCGGGATCTCGAGCGCGTCAACCGGGACCTGGGAACGACGATCCTGTTCGTCGAACAGAACCTGCACGTGGTCCAGAACCTGGCCGAACGGTGTTACGCCATCGACAAGGGAACGATCGTCGACGAACTCGACGCCGACCGGCTCCAGTCACGCGAGGCCGTCACGGAGTACCTCGCCGTCTGA
- a CDS encoding ABC transporter ATP-binding protein, whose product MATSDPTVKESPAVAETGVGTDTILQTRDLRKQFGGLTATDDVDFGIEEGELRCLIGPNGAGKSTFLKLLTGRLEPTAGTIYYDGEEITDLASHERVSRGISIKFQVPSIYPDLSVRENLRIPLQRVEQPSEFDRRTAEILDRFHLAETADETASNLSHGQQQRLEIAMAMTLEPKLMLLDEPVAGLSVEETREIAELLRTINDEDDVAFIVIEHDIDFVETIADRVTVLHQGAIFTEGTIDEVRDDPDVKRIYLGEEQ is encoded by the coding sequence ATGGCGACGAGCGATCCGACCGTCAAGGAGTCACCCGCGGTCGCCGAGACCGGCGTCGGGACGGACACGATCCTCCAGACGCGGGACCTGCGCAAGCAATTCGGCGGCCTCACCGCGACCGACGACGTCGATTTCGGCATCGAAGAAGGCGAACTCCGCTGTCTGATCGGGCCGAACGGTGCCGGCAAGAGCACGTTCCTCAAACTGCTCACCGGCCGCCTCGAGCCGACCGCCGGAACGATCTACTACGACGGCGAGGAGATCACGGACCTGGCGTCCCACGAACGGGTCTCACGCGGGATCAGTATCAAGTTCCAGGTTCCGAGTATCTACCCGGACCTGAGCGTCCGTGAGAACCTGCGAATCCCGCTCCAGCGGGTCGAACAACCGTCGGAATTCGACCGCCGAACGGCCGAAATCCTCGACCGATTCCACCTCGCGGAGACGGCCGACGAGACGGCGTCGAACCTCTCACACGGCCAGCAACAGCGACTCGAGATTGCCATGGCAATGACCCTCGAGCCGAAGCTGATGTTGCTCGACGAACCCGTCGCTGGCCTCTCCGTCGAGGAGACCCGCGAGATCGCCGAGCTGTTACGGACGATCAACGACGAGGACGACGTCGCGTTCATCGTGATCGAACACGACATCGACTTCGTCGAGACGATCGCCGACCGGGTGACCGTGCTCCACCAGGGAGCCATCTTCACCGAAGGGACGATCGACGAGGTTCGAGACGATCCGGACGTCAAGCGAATTTACCTGGGTGAAGAACAATGA
- a CDS encoding ABC transporter permease subunit has product MSEKPSLEARLRGPFEGPNTIGNSRRFWLSFVLGTALLAVYPVLFGAYAAESTSVYLVYGLLGVSLAFIWGFCGILSFGQVAFFGVAGYAFGIVSINLASYTGATLGVLTGVAVATLLAALLGYFMFYGGVRDVYVTIITLVVALVLHTFMGQTAGSQWAIGEAALGGFNGMVGVPDLAIGFGTAGLEFAGAMHYYVTLLVLVATVLGLRALVNSQFGYAMVATREDEARTEMFGYNTTFIKFATFTIGGALAGLSGVLFVTWGNYIDPSEFAITAAAMPVIWASIGGRESFVGTIAAAVVIQRIQIGLTGEWALVVVGSLLVIVILAMPDGIAPRVGDAVDYLRNRGGGEPAEPPTATEEVSD; this is encoded by the coding sequence ATGAGCGAGAAACCGTCACTCGAGGCGAGACTTCGCGGGCCGTTCGAGGGGCCGAACACGATCGGCAACTCGCGACGGTTCTGGCTGAGTTTCGTACTGGGAACCGCCCTGCTCGCGGTCTACCCCGTGTTGTTCGGTGCCTACGCCGCCGAGTCCACGTCGGTGTACCTCGTCTACGGGCTGCTGGGGGTGAGTCTGGCGTTCATCTGGGGGTTCTGTGGAATCCTCAGTTTCGGCCAGGTCGCGTTCTTCGGCGTCGCCGGCTACGCGTTCGGAATCGTTTCGATCAACCTCGCCTCGTACACGGGAGCGACCCTCGGCGTTCTCACCGGCGTCGCCGTGGCGACGCTGCTCGCCGCCCTGCTGGGATACTTCATGTTCTACGGCGGCGTTCGCGACGTCTACGTGACGATCATCACGCTCGTCGTCGCGCTCGTGTTGCACACCTTCATGGGCCAGACGGCCGGAAGCCAGTGGGCGATCGGCGAGGCTGCCCTCGGCGGCTTCAACGGGATGGTCGGCGTTCCCGATCTCGCGATCGGGTTCGGGACGGCCGGGCTCGAGTTCGCCGGCGCGATGCACTACTACGTGACGCTGCTCGTGCTCGTCGCGACCGTCCTCGGCCTTCGCGCGCTGGTCAACAGCCAGTTCGGCTACGCGATGGTCGCCACTCGCGAGGACGAAGCCCGCACCGAGATGTTCGGCTACAACACGACGTTCATCAAGTTCGCCACGTTCACGATCGGTGGTGCGCTCGCCGGACTCAGCGGTGTCCTGTTCGTCACCTGGGGGAACTACATCGACCCCAGCGAGTTCGCGATCACCGCCGCGGCGATGCCGGTCATCTGGGCCAGCATCGGCGGCCGCGAGTCGTTCGTCGGCACGATCGCTGCCGCCGTCGTCATCCAGCGGATCCAGATCGGGCTCACCGGCGAGTGGGCGCTCGTCGTCGTCGGCTCGCTGCTCGTGATCGTGATCCTCGCGATGCCGGATGGCATCGCGCCGCGGGTCGGCGACGCCGTCGATTACCTGCGAAACCGCGGGGGCGGTGAGCCCGCAGAGCCACCGACCGCAACCGAGGAGGTGAGCGACTGA
- the urtB gene encoding urea ABC transporter, permease protein UrtB, producing the protein MAIYELLNLGFQFLDSFAFIVLATAGLAIIFGMMGIINLAHGEFILVGAYATTLSFHAGLPLPLAMVAGVVATTIFGIVLERTIIHRLYGRLLDSMVVTFGISLVVIQLTRIVFGNSLEQIGTPFGGISYGPYSYSTYRSVVLATCAIATLVGLYVLFTRTDFGVRARATIQDEETARSMGVDTDRMYLSTFAIGSALAGLTGALYAPTITMSPELGTGFLVEAFVAVVVGGPSVILGTPLAGGLLGLVDAVFTNLGGQFIGTVFLLLTAIVAIRVLPDGITGLLEDLREKWRRAE; encoded by the coding sequence ATGGCCATCTACGAACTACTGAACCTCGGCTTCCAGTTCCTCGATAGCTTCGCGTTCATCGTGCTCGCGACAGCGGGGCTGGCCATCATCTTCGGGATGATGGGAATCATCAACCTCGCCCACGGTGAGTTCATTCTCGTCGGGGCCTACGCGACGACGCTGTCGTTTCACGCCGGGTTGCCGTTACCGCTCGCGATGGTCGCCGGCGTCGTCGCGACGACCATCTTCGGGATCGTCCTCGAGCGGACCATCATCCACCGGCTGTACGGTCGGTTGCTCGACTCGATGGTCGTCACCTTCGGGATCAGCCTCGTGGTGATTCAGCTCACCCGGATCGTCTTCGGGAACTCGCTGGAGCAGATCGGGACGCCTTTCGGGGGTATCAGCTACGGGCCGTACTCGTACTCGACCTACCGAAGCGTCGTCCTCGCGACGTGTGCGATCGCCACGCTCGTCGGGCTCTACGTGCTGTTCACTCGAACCGACTTCGGGGTTCGGGCACGGGCAACGATCCAGGACGAAGAAACCGCACGCAGCATGGGCGTCGACACCGACCGGATGTACCTCTCGACGTTCGCGATCGGCTCGGCGCTGGCCGGCCTCACCGGCGCGCTGTACGCGCCGACGATCACGATGTCGCCGGAGCTCGGCACGGGTTTCCTCGTCGAAGCGTTCGTCGCGGTCGTCGTCGGCGGGCCGTCGGTCATCCTCGGCACGCCGCTCGCTGGCGGCCTGCTCGGGCTGGTCGACGCCGTATTCACCAACCTCGGCGGGCAGTTCATCGGAACCGTGTTCCTGCTCCTGACGGCGATCGTCGCCATTCGCGTCCTGCCCGACGGAATCACCGGCCTGCTCGAGGACCTGCGTGAAAAGTGGAGGCGAGCAGAATGA
- a CDS encoding urea ABC transporter substrate-binding protein, with protein MTRPTVSRRGVLAASGGAAITAFAGCLSEGGVVGDGDDDGAVTIGVLEDRSGEFALVGESKWQASLLAIEELNEAGGVLGEEIEVYDPDPQSDNQRYQELTREAINSENVDALWAGYSSATREAIRPIVNDEEQLYFYTTQYEGGVCDRTTFAMGATARQQLGAVIPYMIEEYGPRIYTIAADYNFGQISGQWVRMLAEENDAEVLGEEYIPLGETDFGSTINNIQGEDPDFVASMLVGDAHTNFYQQRADTGLDVPMASSTTMAQGYEHLRLDPPALEDMYVGVNFMEELETDPAQAFVDDFYEMFPDAPYLNQEAQNNYFSVHMWAEAVEAAGTFDQEEVIAELESGMEVDAPEGTIELDPATHHMTHHMRIGHADENHELTFDEEQYIEPTFLHEVGCDLTSEPEQTQYTPEEFYDEI; from the coding sequence ATGACGCGACCGACTGTCTCTCGCAGGGGCGTCCTCGCGGCCAGTGGTGGGGCGGCCATCACGGCGTTCGCGGGCTGTCTCTCCGAAGGAGGGGTCGTCGGCGACGGCGACGACGACGGCGCAGTGACGATCGGCGTGCTCGAGGATCGCTCGGGCGAGTTCGCGCTGGTCGGCGAGTCGAAGTGGCAGGCGTCGTTGCTCGCCATCGAAGAGCTCAACGAAGCCGGCGGGGTGCTGGGGGAAGAGATCGAGGTGTACGATCCCGATCCGCAATCCGACAACCAGCGCTACCAGGAACTCACTCGCGAGGCGATCAACAGCGAGAACGTCGACGCCCTCTGGGCTGGCTACTCGAGCGCGACTCGCGAGGCGATTCGGCCGATCGTCAACGACGAAGAGCAGCTGTACTTCTACACGACCCAGTACGAGGGCGGCGTCTGTGACCGGACGACGTTCGCGATGGGGGCGACCGCACGCCAGCAACTCGGTGCCGTGATCCCGTACATGATCGAGGAGTACGGCCCGCGGATCTACACCATCGCCGCCGACTACAACTTCGGGCAGATCTCCGGTCAGTGGGTACGGATGCTGGCCGAAGAGAACGACGCCGAGGTGCTCGGCGAAGAGTACATCCCGCTCGGGGAGACCGACTTCGGGTCGACGATCAACAACATTCAGGGCGAAGACCCCGATTTCGTCGCCTCGATGCTGGTCGGGGACGCCCACACGAACTTCTACCAGCAGCGTGCCGACACCGGACTCGACGTCCCGATGGCCTCCTCGACGACGATGGCCCAGGGGTACGAGCACCTCCGTCTCGACCCGCCCGCACTCGAGGACATGTACGTCGGCGTCAACTTCATGGAGGAACTCGAGACCGACCCAGCACAGGCGTTCGTCGACGACTTCTACGAGATGTTCCCGGATGCCCCCTACCTCAACCAGGAGGCCCAGAACAACTACTTCTCGGTCCACATGTGGGCCGAGGCCGTCGAAGCGGCCGGGACGTTCGACCAGGAGGAGGTCATCGCCGAACTCGAGAGCGGGATGGAGGTCGACGCCCCCGAGGGAACGATCGAACTCGATCCGGCAACCCACCATATGACCCACCACATGCGAATCGGCCACGCCGACGAGAACCACGAGCTTACCTTCGACGAGGAACAGTACATCGAACCAACCTTCCTCCACGAGGTCGGCTGTGACCTGACGAGCGAGCCCGAGCAAACCCAGTACACGCCCGAAGAGTTCTACGACGAGATCTAA
- a CDS encoding metal ABC transporter solute-binding protein, Zn/Mn family: MTLTRRRILLGTGGLAAGLAGCLDDRGQGGAETWATASFFTLSEFTRAVTGDLHTVENAVPSGEHGHEWEPPIDMLPRVVESDVFVYIGTEGFQPWVDDALDQIETYYADDVSLVDAAKGIELLEYDGDGHGHDHDHGHTHDHDHGHTHDHDHGDAEPSLEVRNIELIDRSAGQPVVDAHADHWHGEPLVIPTEGTLSIGAAAETDDGPVEIGPPGYALEARIVDGPDGLEIDAHGDHLHVSGDEAGDGAVIVQLVDDDAVVWEAPPLEVVVGDGDEEAGSDDGHGHGDDHEHEDDGHGHSHGEYDAKFFSDPILAQEGVRNIRDDLIAIDPDNAAAYEENAAAYVEELEALHEEFASALEDREHDHVVLAGHDSFQYLAERYGLEIHTPVGLSPDDTPSGRDVAATVDFVEEHGLEYVLWDYFDGPDVAEQIAAEADTVTDTIMVSPAESVVEEWVEAGHGDFIGQLREITLPAFETALGAR; the protein is encoded by the coding sequence ATGACACTCACGCGACGACGGATTCTTCTCGGAACCGGCGGCCTCGCCGCCGGCCTCGCCGGCTGTCTCGACGACCGTGGACAGGGAGGTGCTGAGACCTGGGCGACTGCGTCCTTTTTCACGCTCTCTGAGTTCACGCGGGCCGTCACCGGCGACCTGCATACAGTCGAGAACGCGGTCCCGTCAGGCGAGCACGGCCACGAGTGGGAGCCGCCGATCGACATGCTCCCGCGGGTCGTCGAATCGGACGTCTTCGTCTACATCGGAACCGAGGGATTCCAGCCGTGGGTCGACGACGCCCTCGACCAGATCGAGACCTACTACGCAGACGACGTCAGCCTGGTCGACGCCGCCAAAGGGATCGAACTGCTCGAGTACGATGGGGACGGCCACGGTCACGACCACGACCACGGTCACACGCACGACCACGACCACGGTCACACGCACGACCACGACCACGGCGATGCGGAACCGTCGCTCGAGGTCCGCAACATCGAGCTAATCGACCGCTCGGCGGGCCAGCCGGTCGTCGACGCCCACGCGGACCACTGGCACGGCGAGCCGCTCGTGATCCCCACGGAGGGAACGCTCTCCATCGGAGCGGCCGCGGAAACGGACGACGGCCCGGTCGAGATCGGTCCGCCGGGCTACGCCCTCGAGGCGCGAATCGTCGACGGTCCCGACGGACTCGAGATCGACGCTCACGGCGACCACCTGCACGTCTCCGGAGACGAGGCCGGCGACGGGGCAGTGATCGTCCAGCTAGTCGACGACGACGCGGTCGTCTGGGAAGCGCCACCGCTCGAGGTGGTAGTCGGGGACGGCGACGAGGAGGCTGGTTCCGACGATGGTCACGGTCACGGGGACGATCACGAACACGAAGACGACGGTCACGGCCACTCCCACGGGGAGTACGACGCCAAGTTCTTCTCGGACCCCATCCTGGCACAGGAGGGCGTCAGGAACATCCGTGACGACCTGATAGCGATCGACCCGGACAACGCGGCCGCCTACGAGGAGAACGCGGCCGCCTACGTCGAGGAACTCGAGGCCCTCCACGAGGAGTTCGCGTCGGCGCTCGAAGACCGTGAGCACGACCACGTCGTCCTCGCGGGCCACGACTCGTTCCAGTACCTCGCAGAACGGTACGGGCTCGAAATCCACACGCCGGTCGGCCTCTCGCCCGACGATACCCCGAGCGGCCGTGACGTCGCAGCTACAGTGGACTTCGTCGAGGAACACGGCCTCGAGTACGTCCTCTGGGATTACTTCGACGGTCCGGACGTCGCCGAACAGATCGCCGCGGAGGCCGACACCGTGACCGACACGATCATGGTCTCGCCCGCGGAAAGCGTCGTCGAAGAATGGGTCGAGGCGGGCCACGGCGACTTCATCGGCCAGCTCCGCGAAATCACTCTCCCCGCGTTCGAGACGGCCCTCGGCGCGCGGTGA
- a CDS encoding metal ABC transporter permease — protein MRRPFRLVVRGILALTAAAVAVFFLPYSFGLLPERAFDAGCTAGRALGTELACYRFMWNTVTVGVFIGIIGPLIGVFLVHREMALIGETLAHTAFAGVAFGTLLFAASGWDARLLLVALAAAVIGALAVQELADRTGSYGDVPVAIMLTGSFALGTLFIDLGGGFAFVDVNSYLFGNISITDERSVALMAILSLSVVAAVGLCYKQLLFITFDEQAARVAGLAVSRYTVLLVVLTALVIVGAMQILGVILVAAMLVVPVAAASLVAGSFRETLLVAVVVGELSVLGGIALSWTAGLRPGATIVVIAIGWYLVAVVRS, from the coding sequence ATGAGGCGTCCGTTTCGGCTCGTCGTCAGGGGGATCCTCGCGTTGACGGCCGCGGCCGTCGCAGTCTTCTTCCTGCCGTACTCGTTCGGGCTGTTGCCCGAGCGCGCGTTCGATGCGGGGTGTACCGCGGGCCGGGCGCTCGGCACGGAACTGGCCTGTTACCGGTTCATGTGGAACACCGTCACCGTCGGGGTCTTCATCGGCATTATCGGACCGCTCATCGGGGTGTTCCTCGTGCACCGCGAGATGGCACTCATCGGGGAGACGCTCGCACACACCGCCTTTGCCGGGGTCGCGTTCGGGACGCTGCTGTTCGCCGCCTCCGGCTGGGACGCCCGGTTGTTGCTCGTCGCACTCGCTGCGGCGGTGATCGGCGCGCTCGCGGTGCAGGAACTCGCGGATCGAACGGGTTCCTACGGCGACGTCCCGGTCGCGATCATGTTGACTGGAAGTTTCGCCCTCGGAACGCTGTTCATCGATCTCGGCGGCGGATTCGCGTTCGTCGACGTCAACAGCTACCTCTTCGGGAACATCTCGATCACCGACGAGCGGAGCGTCGCCCTGATGGCCATTCTCAGTTTGAGCGTCGTCGCCGCTGTTGGGCTCTGCTACAAACAGCTGTTGTTCATCACCTTCGACGAACAGGCTGCGAGGGTCGCCGGGTTGGCGGTCTCGCGGTACACCGTCTTGCTCGTCGTCCTCACCGCGCTGGTCATCGTCGGCGCGATGCAGATCCTCGGGGTCATCCTCGTGGCGGCGATGCTCGTCGTTCCCGTGGCCGCCGCCTCGCTCGTCGCGGGTAGCTTCCGGGAGACGCTCCTCGTCGCGGTGGTCGTCGGCGAACTCTCCGTCCTCGGTGGAATCGCCCTCTCCTGGACGGCAGGGCTCCGCCCGGGAGCGACGATCGTCGTGATCGCGATCGGCTGGTACCTCGTGGCCGTCGTTCGATCCTGA
- a CDS encoding urease subunit beta, producing the protein MSELIPGELLPAEEPVTINEGRETATVTVENTGDRPVQVGSHFHFFEVNPGLAFDREAAYGMRLNIPAGTAVRFEPGVEREVDLVAIGGDRIVHGMGGLVQGDLDDDGAKERALERARTEGYLQEDTE; encoded by the coding sequence GTGTCTGAACTGATACCCGGTGAACTGCTCCCAGCCGAGGAACCGGTTACGATCAACGAGGGTCGAGAGACGGCGACGGTAACCGTCGAGAACACGGGTGACCGGCCGGTACAGGTCGGCTCGCACTTTCACTTCTTCGAGGTTAATCCCGGGCTCGCGTTCGACCGAGAGGCAGCCTACGGGATGCGACTGAACATTCCTGCAGGAACGGCCGTCAGGTTCGAACCCGGCGTCGAACGCGAGGTCGACCTCGTCGCGATCGGTGGCGACCGCATCGTGCACGGGATGGGCGGCCTCGTCCAGGGTGACCTCGACGACGACGGCGCGAAAGAACGGGCGCTCGAGCGGGCTCGAACCGAGGGCTACCTCCAGGAGGACACCGAATGA